The following coding sequences lie in one Miscanthus floridulus cultivar M001 chromosome 9, ASM1932011v1, whole genome shotgun sequence genomic window:
- the LOC136481526 gene encoding uncharacterized protein, with amino-acid sequence MVTAVVESSLRQRQRQRQRLRSPLAGAGSTGGAVDFEVRHLRPAKRASGSGGGMRGRWAPPEIEIPTNGLDAGGGGGGRGYTSLRDIMSSPAAKANSPDEAPAGAGAVVAGDVHMIRHPLVKHAAYAYLQLTPSAREEARRRMLQRRRGGPLCRLFLGCLGFLGALFGRR; translated from the coding sequence ATGGTGACGGCGGTGGTGGAGTCCTCgctgcggcagcggcagcggcagaggCAGAGGCTCCGGTCGCCGCTGGCCGGCGCCGGCAGCACCGGCGGCGCCGTGGACTTCGAAGTCCGGCACTTGCGCCCCGCGAAGCGCGCGTCTGGGTCCGGCGGCGGGATGCGGGGCCGGTGGGCGCCGCCGGAGATCGAGATCCCCACCAACGGCCTGGacgccggcggcggaggcggcgggcgCGGGTACACCAGCCTGCGCGACATCATGTCGTCGCCCGCCGCCAAGGCGAACTCCCCAGACGAGGcacccgccggcgccggcgccgtggtGGCCGGGGACGTGCACATGATCCGGCACCCGCTGGTGAAGCACGCGGCGTACGCGTACCTCCAGCTGACGCCGTCCGCGAGGGAGGAGGCTCGGAGGCGGATGCTGCAGCGTAGGCGCGGCGGCCCGCTCTGCCGCCTCTTCCTCGGctgcctcggcttcctcggcgcgctCTTCGGGCGGCGGTGA